The Paenibacillus sp. FSL W8-0426 region CGAATTCGCGGATTGGGCCAAGCTCGTCGGAACGGAAGTCATGATGGCGGTCAATCTCGGCACGAGAGGCATTGATGCGGCAAGAAACCTTGTCGAATACTGCAATCATACTTCAGGCACCTATTGGAGCGACCTGCGCATTTCTCACGGCTATAGGGAGCCTCATAAGTTCAAAACCTGGTGCCTTGGCAATGAAATGGACGGCCCATGGCAGATCGGAGCTATGACGGCTGCCGAATACGGCCGAATCGCCAACGAAACGGCAAAAGCGATGAAATGGGTCGACCCGAGCATTGAACTCGTGGCGTGCGGCAGCTCCAGCCGGGGCATGAGCACATTCGCGGAATGGGAAGCTACCGTGCTTGACCTGTCCTACGAGAATGTCGATTATCTGTCTTTGCATGCCTACTACAATAACAACAAAAACAACACTTACGATTTCCTGGCGACATCGCTGGATCTCGACCAATTCATAGACAGCGTAGCATCCATCTGCGATTTTGTTCAGGCCAAGAAACGCAGCAAAAAGAAGCTTATGCTGTCGCTTGACGAGTGGAACGTTTGGAATTCCATCGGAACGAGCCGGGCCGAGGAGCGTTGGCAGATCGCGCCGCCGGAATTTGAGGACGTGTACACGCATGAGGATGCGCTGGCGGTGGGATGTTACCTGATTACGCTTCTCAAGCATGCGGATCGTGTGAAGATGGCCTGCATTGCCCAACTGATCAACGTTATTGCGCCGATCATGACCGAAAACAACGGAGCCATCTGGTTTCAAACCACGTATTATCCGTTCATGCATGCATCCAATTTCGGACGCGGCACCGTTCTGCAATCCATCGTCTCTTCGCCGAAATATGATTCCAAGGATTTTACCGATGTGCCCTATCTCGAATCGATCAGTGTGTACGACGAGGAGCAAGGAACCATCACGATCTTTGCAGTAAACAGGCATCTTGACGAAAAGATGGAGCTCGACGTCGATCTTCGTTCCTTCGGGGAAACGACGTTCATTGAGCATATCGTTTTGGAGAACGATGATCTGAAAGCCGTCAACACCAAATCGAACCCGCACAACGTCGTCCCTCACTCCGGCGGACATACAAAGGTAGACAACGGCCAATTGCAATCCGTCCTGAACAAAGCATCATGGAACGTCATCCGTCTGCAAACCAAGCAAGTTTAAATTGGCTTGATCATCACCAAGAACCATTATCCCGATAAGCTGAACCTAAACGTAACATTTGCAAAACCATAAAGACCTCCGCCCTGAATTACAGGGTTGGAGGTCTTTTCGACTTGGATATAGGATACCCCTTAGCATTCAGGAGATTCGGCAATATCGTCCAAAGCAAATAACCGATCTATTCATTTGTGCTACGTGCCAACAAGTCTTTCAGGTTGTCATCAATAAATTGATTATCGATCCTGTTGATTCCCCGACCGGCAAAATGGCCCCAAACCGACGGGATTGGGTTATAGACAGCATTAGGCATAAGCTTAGCCTCGTATTCATTATCTTCTGCTGCACAGAAGAGATCCGTACTTCCCGGCATGATGCAGGCAAGAGCTTTAATGCTTCTGAGCGCTTTATCGAAATCTCCATTATAAGTGGGGTTTGCACTAATATCTGCATGCTGACCCGTCCATAACATGGCCAGAACATTATGAGGGTCCATATTCATAAAGCTATCTTCCCAGACGCCGGATATAAAATCTTCCAAGGATTCAAACCCCAGCTCTCTATAAAGCTTCTCCCTATAAAAAGCATGCGACACCCCCCATCCCCCATAGACCCGGCCAACGGCACGCATGTCTGCAGAAGTCAGCTGGTTAAGCTTACTTGAATCGAAACGGGCTGCAGCCATGAGCGCAGCTTTCATACCGTCCAAGACAACAAAGGTATGGGGCCAAGACTTGGAGACACCCGCGAAAGGTGCAATTCGTTCCACCATCTCCGGATAACTTGCACCCCATTGAAATGCCTGAATGCCTCCCATGGACCACCCAACGACGAGAGCAATCTTCTGAATACCGAATGTTTCGGTCACCAGCCGATGCTGAAATTTAACGTTGTCGTAGATAGTTACCTGCGGAAAATGAGCCCGGTCGAATGGTGGAGGCGTATTACTGGGAGACGAGGATAAACCGTTGCCCAGCAGATTTGGAACGATAATAAAATATTTTTCCGGATCCAGGGCCATCCCGCTGCCAATCAGCCATTCATTCTGAACATGCTGGTCGCCAAAAGCAGTCGGATAGAGAACGACATTATCTTTCTGTTTATTTAATTTTCCATAAGTCTTATAAGCAAGAAAAGCGCTTGGCAACGTCACTCCCGATTGCAAGGTTACATCACCCAAATTAAAAATCTCATAATCCATCGTATGTTCGCTCCCTTCAAAATAGAAACCACACGTCCAATGTGTAATTTCTTGTACATAGTATAGAGCTGTGATACTCTCAGTAAAAGTGAATAGAATTCAAGATAGTATTCAATTAAATTGAAAGTAAAGGGGATGTATGATGGAGCTGCGTCAATTGATCACGTTCCGCACCGTTGCTGTAACATTGAATTTCACTCGGGCTGCGGAAGTTCTGAACTACGTCCCCTCCAATGTGACAATGCAAATTAAAGCTTTGGAGGAGGAGCTTGGCATTCGTCTCTTTGATCGTTTGGGCAAACAGCTTGCTCTCACTACGGCGGGCAAACGCTTTTTAACGCATATCCAAGGCGTTCTTGACAAATTGGACGAAGCCCGCAGCGTTGTTCATGACAACGAAAATCTAAGTGGCACTCTAACGATAAGTGCCAATGAGGTCATTTGCGCCTATCGCCTTCCAGCCGTCTTTCAACGGTTTCGTTCCCGGCATCCTGGAGTTCGTCTGATTTTCCGCTCCGTTCCAAATCAAGAGCTCAAGCAAACCCTTTTGGAGGGAACCTCGGATGTCGTCTATATGTTGGACGAACCCATTCGCTCGAGCGCGCTTGTCGTGGAGCCTTTACTGGAAGAAAATTTCCGCTTGTTCGCTGCACCCGACCATCCACTTGCCAAACAAACGGATTTACGACTGGAAGATTTCCATAATGAAGTGTTCCTGACGAATGAAAAAGGTTGTCCCTATCGAACCATGTTTGACCGGTCATTTGAAAAAGAGGGCATGGACAGCATTACGTATTTAGAGTTTCAAAGTGCCGAAGCGATTAAACAATGTGCAATTTCGGGAATCGGCATTGCTTTTCTTCCTGAAATCGTAGTGGAAGTCGAAGTTGAACGCGGAGAACTTGTGGCCCTTCCATGGCAAATTCCAGACTTGCACGTGTTTACACAGATGTTGTGGCATAAAGACAAGTGGCTTTCACCTATCATGGAATCTTTCATAGAAGCATCTAGGGAACTTCTTGCAAAAGAATAACAACGACGTTAGATTACTAAAACAACACTTTAGTTGAACAAAAAGAGCCGATCGCATTGATCGACTCTTTTGTTTTTTGCTCAATAAAGAGCGCTTCCCGGAATTGAATCTCTGCCCGTGACTGTTCTTATCCTCCAATATTAGATTTGCTCTTCATGGAAAAAGATAACACCGCCGGAATGATCCCAAGCGCAACACCGATCGCTCCAAATAAACCAACGGATTGAAGGGATATGTTTTCCACGACCATTCCCCCAATTATAGCCCCACCGGCCATACCCAATTGAATGATTGAAGTGTTTAAGCTCAGGACAATCCCCGAGGCTTTTGGAGCCATACCAATTAGATATACCTGTTGGACGGGGCCTGTTGACCAGGCAAAAAAGGACCACAACATAAGTAAGGGCAGCATGATGAATACGGAAGTTTGGGCGAGTCCTGTCATTAAAAGCAAGATCCCGGAATGGAAAAGCAGGCCTCCAATCAATGTACGGGGAATCCCCCATTTATCCGCACCATAGCCGCCGACCTGGGAACCTAGCAGACTGGCTATACCGAATGCAAACAGCCCTATACTGACCATGCGGTCGCTCATTCCAGTAATGTTCAACAGGAATGGAGAAATATATGTGTAAATGATGGTATAACCAAGTATCCAGAAAAATCCTATGGATAGAGCTATAGAAATTCGAGGCGTTTTAAGCAAGGATAACTGCTCCCGTATCGGCACAGGAGTCTCTCCCTTAGACTTAGGAATAGTCAACCCAAGTACAAACATTGCAATCAAGCTGAGTATGCCGATTCCCGTAAAAATGATCTTCCAATCATAGGAACCAGCAATCACTCTTCCTAAAGGAACACCGAGAATAAGCGCAAGGTTAAAGCCTAAAAGAACGGTAGCAATTGCACTTCCTTGCTTGCCTTGTTGAGCAATGTTGGCGGCGACGGTCAAGGCAACCACCATAAATACACCCGTGCCAACCGCCAGTATGATTCTAGCTCCCAGCAGCATGGAGAAACCGGTCGTTAAAATCGTGACTAGATTGCCTATGAAAAATAGCGTCAACGCAGCCAGCATAAGCTTTCTTCGATCCATTTTTGCAGTGATTGCAATCAAAATCGGGGTGCCGATTGCGTAAGCAAGTGAGTAAACGGTGATGAGTTGTCCAGCGGCTGCCAGCGTCACTCCGGTATCACTTGCTATTCTATCCAGTATACCCGCGATTACAAATTCAGATGTGCCTACCAAAAAACTGACAATGGCCAGAATATAAATTTTCCAAGGATTTCCCATGTTATTCCCTCACATTCATTTCTATAGTTCCAAAACTGTAGAACTCATGTTTAATATTGAGCTGTATCTGATTAGCTCACATCCTGTCTTCTTATTTTCTGGCGAGCTCCTTACGAACAATAGGAGCAACTTTAGTGCCGAGAAGCTCGATCGTCCGCAGCAATTCCAAATGAGACAGTGAGCTGAAATCAACATACATCAGAAAACGGGTCAAACTTAATTTCTCTTGCGCAAGCAGGATCTTCTCGGCTACATATTCTGGATCACCAACATATAGAGCACCCCGAAGGCTGCAAGCTTCTTTGAACGTGTCGTGAGTATAAGGTGCCCACCCTCGTTCCCGTCCAATCTTATTCATCTGCTCGGCCATAACGGGAAAGTACTGTTCAGCGGCTGATTCAAAGGATTCCGCAATAAAACCATGGGAATGTGTTGCAATTTGCAGCTTACCGGGATCGTGTCCGGCTTTCTTAGCAGCTTCCTTATATAGCTCCACCAATGGTGCAAAACGTTCCGGCATGCCACCGATAATGGAGAAGATTACGGGAAGACCCAGTATACCGGCTCGAATGGCTGACTCCGGGTTACCGCCAGTGGCGATCCATACCGGCAATGGGTCTTGTTGTGCACGGGGATATACGCCCATATCATGAATAGCCGGACGATGTCCGCCACCCCACGTCACCTTTTCATTAGCGCGTATTTTTAATAAAAGTTCAAGTTTCTCTTCGTACAACTCTTCGTAGTCGTTCAAGTTATACCCGAACAGTGGAAACGACTCAACAAAAGAGCCGCGTCCGGCCATGATCTCAGCACGCCCTTTCGATAGAACGTCCAGTGTTGCGAAATCCTGATATACCCGGACAGGATCATCCGAAGAGAGCACCGTTACAGCGCTGGATAGCCGAATCCGCTTCGTTGTGGATGCTGCAGTCGCAAGAATGACCGCCGGTGATGAGCTTGTATAGTCGATTCGATGATGTTCGCCAACAGCATACACATCGAGCCCAACCTGATCAGCCAATTGAATTTCCTCGATCGCTTGCCGCAGCCTCTCTGCTGGCGATACACCACCATGCTCTGGATTGGTATGTAGAAAGGTAGTTATGCCCAATTCCATGTTTTTTGACCTTTTTTCCATCATTATTTGCTCCTTTATCATTTCTTCACTTCTAGAAATGTAGAACTGTTGCTCAAAAAAATTTACGCCAGCAAATAAGGCGCAAATTTCTCTGCCATTTCCCGATCAACACAATAATGAATATACGATCCACTTTTAGACGAATGAATTAAGCCCGAGTCAGTTAATTGCTTCAGGTGATGTGACAACGTCGAGCTAGCTACGGTTTCCAGTTTCTCTCCAATAGCTGTAAAGCATTGATTGCTCTCTTTCACCAGCAGCAATGCAATTTTTAAACGTGTGGGTTCACCTAACGCCTTGTATATTTTGACCGCCTGGCCCATTTCTTTTTCGTTTTCAGTCATGGTTAATGACCTCCTTTTCAAGCACAACTCTACATTTCTATAAGTGTAGAACTGATGATAACACCTTATTGTTTAAATGTAAAGGGAACTATGGCTTGCCACCAGAGCTTGAGTTAACGAAAGTGGAACCGGTGCGGATCGAGCTGTTACTGCATGACGATGGAATAAAAGAGAGCTGCCAGGATGAAACGATATAGAGCAAACCACTCCAGTCTCAGTCGCTTGATGAGTTTAATAAACGTCACAACCGCAATCATGGCTATAAGGAAGGAAGTTATAAAGCCAATTAACATCAGATATATATCGTCTGAGCGAAGTAAATCGCGACTATCGTATAAATCCAGCAAGGTTGCACCAAACATGACTGGTACTGAAATAAGGAAGGTAAAATCCGCGGCTGCTTTTTGGCTGGTCCCCAGCAAAAGGCCGCCTGAAATTGTCGATCCTGATCTCGAAAACCCTGGCCACAAAGCCAAACATTGGAACAGGCCAATACCGAAAGCTTGTTTATAATTAATGTTATCCATCGTATCAGCGGTTTCTTTTCTTCTGCTCCGTGCTGCGACAATCAACAACACGCCACCTGCAACCAAACCAATCAAGACAGGAGTTGGACCGAATAATTGGCTTTTGATCGTATCCTTGAAGAGAAGATATACAATTAACGCTGGTACCATAGCTAAAATCATATGGATCACGTTTAGTCCTTTTGAAAAATCCATCTTGATTAAATTTGACCCAATTTCCATATATCTTTTCCAGTAAAGAATGAGCACTGCCATTACTGCGCCCAACTGTATAACTATTTTAAAGGTTGTTGACGCTTCTCCCTCAAAGTTAAGCAAATCACCTGCCAAAATAAGATGTCCAGTAGACGATACTGGTAAAAACTCGGTTAAGCCTTCTATGATACCGAGTATTATTGCTTTAATTACATCCGTCATCCGTAAATATCCTCCTTAGGAAAATAAACTTGTTTAACAATTATAAGTATAAGGGGTTTTGTTTGTTCCCTCCCATCGATTAACGTAACAATATTCGATTCAGCGTGACATTATTGTCACATAGGATGTGAATCTCTTTCGAATATGGCAAAACGGATAACGATGTTCGATTCGAAGAAAAAACGAAACGACCGTTCTCCGGTAAAGTGCCGGGAAACGGTCGCAATTTCATATTGTTTTTTGTTACACCGATATTTTACGAATGAAAAAAGGAGAATATACGATATGTATTTTTTCCTTCTGCCTTAGCCAGATAGAGTGCGGCATCTGCTTTTTGAAGAAGCTCTTTGACGGTATCCCCTTTTTCGCAAAATGCGATGCCTATGCTGGAAGTCGTACGAAGTTCCTGCCCTCCGATATTCCAAGGAAGCTGCAATTGTTCTAAAATATTTTCGGCCAAAACACGGGTATCCGAGAACGTGGTGCGAGGAAGGACAAAGACGAATTCGTCACCGCCCATTCTCGTTAAAACCTCATGTTTACGAAGGCAAGCCCCTGCTCGCTTTACAAATTGCCGCAGCAATTCATCCCCTGCTTCATGACCTAATGTATCATTGATCTGCTTGAAATGATCCAGATCGGCAAACATCACAGCCACCTGTTCTACGCCCGTTGTTTCTTCATTTAAAACCTGATTTAACATTTTCGTTAGAAACCTTCGGTTTGGCGCTCCGGTTAAAGCATCACGGTAACTTAATTGCTCCAGTTGTTCCTGATGCTTTTTTCGCTCTGTCACTTCCCTTCCGACCAGCATCATATTTTTAAAATTACCGTGTTCATCAAACATGGGCGTTCCCTTCAACTCCAGCCATACGGGATCTCCCTGCTCATGTTGGCGTTGTATTTCATAGGTAAAGGGCTGTTGCAAGAGCAGCATCTCCATAAAAACGGCACGAAACTCCTCATCCACTTCGTCATTCGGGTTGTAGAATACCCACTTGCCTATATACTCTTTTGGATCAAACCCAAGTACCATCTTATGAGAAGGAGACGCATACTCCACGATTCCGTCAAGATTGATCAGCTGGATCAAATCCAGCGAATTATCCGCTAACAATCGATAACGTTCTTCGCTTTCCTTCAGAGCCGTAAGCAGCTTTTTTTGCTCCGTAATGTTCTTGCCCACTCCAAAAACGCCATTGACCTTCCCTTCATAAAACAATGGAACCTGCTTTATTTGCAAGTAAACGATATCTCCGTTTTTATGCTGCGCTTCGGTCACGTATTGACAGGATGCACCCTTTAGAACCTCACCGAAAAACTGTTTAATCAAATCAAGCTCATGCTGACAAAATAAATCTTTGTACGACACACCCATAATTTCTTCCTTGTTATACCCTAAACATTCAGTAACCCCTTCATTCACTTCTACAATTTTTCCCTCGTTGGAAACGATAAAGATGGCATCTGGATTGTAATTAATGATCGATTTTAATGCCTCTATAGACTGCTCGCTCAAAAATTCTCTCATTCTTCTTGTTTAATCCTCCGCCATGATTACGAAATTTGTTAACGTTATACGATATAGTAGCAAATTTTGACTTCGTTTGGTATTACCAAAACTTACCAGTTGGCGTCTCGCAAGAACTTCGTTCCTTAAAACAAAAAAAAGCCGCTGTAATCGCGACTTTGAATGGTACAAGTTTTTTTTATCCTTAAACACTACATTGACTATTTCCCTTGCAACTGATTCTTTTTCCACTTTCTTATTTTGGTCCTGAATGTTGTGAATGGTGCCACGGAATTGATGTGAATATACCTTATGGCAGGCCACCTCGGATTGCTTCCCGTCCATTTTAAAGTGCCTTGAGTATATAATTCTTCGGTAGTAAGCGTATCAATCCAGGACTGGAATTGCAGCTCCACTTTTTTGAATTCTTGACGCAGCTCAGTTAACGAAAGATGAGCATAATCGTTATAAAAAGATTGATAGAGCGCACCTAACTGGTTCCATTTGTAATCAGGAGAAGGAGTTACGACTTTTTTTCCAGCACGCTCATCCTTGTCCCAACTCATCACAAGATTTAGCCACCCGAGTTGGTAAGCAATCATTTCACTTGGTGTCCGATCTACATCCTTGTCACGTGTATCTTTAAGTTCTTCAGGAATTTCGTCAAACTCACCATCAAATAACAAAAAGCGTTTATGAATCTCTTCCTTTAAACGGGTTTTAGACTCGTACATGGTACCACTCCTTATCCGTCTTTAACTGAGGTGTGTATATTATTTAATGAAAAGAGTTTCCGGTGAAGAACACTAGTGTTCGTTAGCTCATCGGATGCCACTCCTCTTTAATAAGACCGTATATAACTCGGTCAACATATTGATTGTGAAGCAGCTCATAGTTTCTAATAATTCCTTCTTGAGTAAAGCCCAAGCGTTCTGGTATCGCTCTGCTTTTGAAGTTGTTAGTTGCATGCATGTGACTGCTGGAGAATCGAAAGGTATGTCTGATCATCAATGATGGCTTTGTACATAGACTAATCGCCCCTTATTTGGTCGCCCACAATTTGGTTAGAGCTATTGTAGCAAAATCCAATAATGTTAGCTACCTAAGATCAAGAGAAGTTTCTATAATTTCCATTCATATTGAATATCAGGCAAATTCTCCTCATTCTCATGTCCTCGACCAATCATTTCAAATCCATTTTTCTCATAAAACCTTTGGGCATTTTTATTAACTTCAAATGTATATAAGGTTAATTTTCCACTGGCTTGTGCCTTTGCTTTATTAAGCAAAGTTTGCCCTATACCCCTACCTTGATAATCAATATGAATATAAAGTTGGCTGATCTCCGTTTCATTATAGGCAATCATTCCAACGACTTTGTCATCCATTAACGCTAAATCGATTTGATACTGTTCAGCTAATATATGTTTTAAGAAATAAAGATGGCTGTCGAAACTATGGATTTCAGCCTGACCAATGGCCCGTTCCTTACTGTCTCTCCACATTTTCACTGTAGGTTCAGCATACTTGGGATGATACTTAGATACTTTAATTTCTAATTTGTTCATTACATACCGCCTTTCAATGTATAGATTTTCAGAATGCAGTACCGTTTGTTTCTGTACAACTACTTTCGAGTATACAAGAATAATTATCTTATGTTAATTACAAGGTGCACTCACAGGCAAATATAATGCCAATTGCTCTTCTGTCAATAAAGTGGACACTCTCGTTTATGAGGTTTTTTGGTAATACTGTTGCTCGAATTCCCAAGGAGACAGGTAACCCAGTGTACTGTGTGAGCGTTTGCGATTATAAAAGAATTCCAAGTAGCGATATAGTGCTTCATAGGCTTCTGCCTTCGTTTTAAATCTAGGGATGCGATAGATCAGTTCTCGCTTCAATGTGCTGTGAAAGGCTTCAATACAAGCATTGTCATAGCAGTTTCCAGGCCTGCTCATACTCGCTTTCATCCCATACTGTTCCAACTTGCGTCGATACTCCTTGGAAGCATATTGTGCTCCACGATCAGAGTGGTGGATGAGCCCTTTTGCTGGCTTTTTCGCAGTATAGGCCTGGTTTAATGCATCCATGACGAGATCAGTGGTCATGCGGTCGCTCAGCTTCCAACCTACAATTTGCTTGGTATACAGATCCAAAATGCTGGCTAAATACAGTCTGCCCTGACGGCATGGGATATAGGTGATGTCTGCGACCCATTTTTCGGCCGGTTTTGAAGCTGAAAAGTCTTGCTGGAGCTCATTAGGCGCTACCGGAAACGTATGTCTGGAATCCGTTGTACACACTTTAAACTTAAGCGAAACACAGGAACGAAGTCCGTTTTCGCGCATGATGAAGCCGACCGTACGCTCCGATACGACCCAACCTTCTTTTAAAAGTTCATTGCGAATACGAGGACTACCATACCTCGAATCCGAGTCATGATAGTGCCACAAAATTCGATTCGTAAGGCGTTTCCTCCGCTGATCTCGGTTGGATGGTGCAGCCAAACGCCATTTGTAGTAGCCACTCCGAGACACTTGCAAGACCTTGCACATCTTCTCCACTCGAAAGTCGGAGCGATACTCTTCGATGAATTGGAACCTCAGTTCTTTTCCTTGCTGAAGATGTGCAGCGCCTTTTTTAGAATAGCCAATTCTTCTTTGAGATCTTCAATTTCACGGTCTTTCCGGCGTTGTTCTGCTTCATTGGCCCGTAGTGTTTGTTCGAGATTTCGGATCTTTTCGGGATGATTGACGCTTTCCTGATCGAACTGCCGATACTTGGTCATCCATTGACTCAGCGTACTTTTAGGAATATTTAAATCTTCCGCTACATCGGATAACGTCTTCGTTTGCTCCTGAATGTACTTTACCGTTTGTTTCTTAAATTCTTCATTATAGCGTTGCCGTTGTTCTCCCATGCCGTGGACACCTCTTCTTTCGTTAGGTCTATTATTTCTGTTCCTTAACGATGTGTCCACTTTTTATTCTAGCTGCAAATCATCCGTTTAAAAGCAATACAAGAAGAGGCGAAGCTTTTAATATAGAAACTCTGCGAAAACTTCAACATTTAATCGATGTAATGGGCGAGATTGGAGACAAATATAACGTTGGACCGGCGACCACAGCAATGGCTTGGGCCATTGCAAAGGGAACTGTACCCATTATAGGAGTTACCAAAGAAGCACAGATCGACGATGCATTAGCTGCTGTTCATCTCACATTAGAAAGAAAGGACATTCAAGATTTAGAACAAGCTGCTATGGAGACAGGTATATCCGTCAGAGGGGCATGGGAAAAAAGCATGAAAAAATAATTTTGCGGTTTATACTAAACGCTCTTCGGATTTGGATGGAGGAAGATCATCCCCCCAACGCAGGAATTTTCCTGATTTCTTCCCTGTTCATCGGCCTTGGCTCGGTAGTCGCCCAGATTCTTGTACCTTACGCTACTTTTTTATCTTCAGAAAAACAACGTGGACGAGTCGTGGACAATGTCTTGAGCGCGGCTGGAAGACTGCAGCTGTTCTGGGCATCATTCTTCCGGCTGCAGCGCTGCTTTACTTCTTCACCGAACGAAAATCCGTCTTTTGCAAGCTGGAACAAAGCTAAACCTGGTCACCAATACGTTCAGCCAGTCAACAGGACTTGAAACATGTCTTTTGACTGGCTTTTATCTGGTTTGCTGCACCCTTACGTGAAATGAAATAGTTGTCGCACAGGGTTATGACCATCGGGCAGCTCTTTTTTTATCTTTACTATATAGGTTGAACCAATGATTTTTACACAGAGACACTACGGGGTCAGAACCATCTTCCGATCGCTGTTATCCCTAGATTTCTTTGATCCCCTTTTTCAAGGGGAAAATCCGGTGATCAGCCTATGCTTCCGAAGCAGCTTTCTTACAGAAAGCGTTTAGACCGCTTCGCTTCTCCAGATTCTTTCTGCCCTCTTCGTTATCGTATAAATTTCCGGTTCAATCTATATAGTCGTTTCACTTCATGTAAC contains the following coding sequences:
- a CDS encoding GNAT family N-acetyltransferase; this encodes MNKLEIKVSKYHPKYAEPTVKMWRDSKERAIGQAEIHSFDSHLYFLKHILAEQYQIDLALMDDKVVGMIAYNETEISQLYIHIDYQGRGIGQTLLNKAKAQASGKLTLYTFEVNKNAQRFYEKNGFEMIGRGHENEENLPDIQYEWKL
- a CDS encoding IS3 family transposase — encoded protein: MGYSKKGAAHLQQGKELRFQFIEEYRSDFRVEKMCKVLQVSRSGYYKWRLAAPSNRDQRRKRLTNRILWHYHDSDSRYGSPRIRNELLKEGWVVSERTVGFIMRENGLRSCVSLKFKVCTTDSRHTFPVAPNELQQDFSASKPAEKWVADITYIPCRQGRLYLASILDLYTKQIVGWKLSDRMTTDLVMDALNQAYTAKKPAKGLIHHSDRGAQYASKEYRRKLEQYGMKASMSRPGNCYDNACIEAFHSTLKRELIYRIPRFKTKAEAYEALYRYLEFFYNRKRSHSTLGYLSPWEFEQQYYQKTS
- a CDS encoding transposase, giving the protein MGEQRQRYNEEFKKQTVKYIQEQTKTLSDVAEDLNIPKSTLSQWMTKYRQFDQESVNHPEKIRNLEQTLRANEAEQRRKDREIEDLKEELAILKKALHIFSKEKN
- a CDS encoding aldo/keto reductase; protein product: MCPLFILAANHPFKSNTRRGEAFNIETLRKLQHLIDVMGEIGDKYNVGPATTAMAWAIAKGTVPIIGVTKEAQIDDALAAVHLTLERKDIQDLEQAAMETGISVRGAWEKSMKK